In one Myripristis murdjan chromosome 5, fMyrMur1.1, whole genome shotgun sequence genomic region, the following are encoded:
- the LOC115359255 gene encoding transmembrane protein 82-like: MFLPLSWILGTSELEPFESSLIDRFFQGLVGACGISVLWNLMRIHLFIQTCSDSEAENERSKRSSSASRLLIGNWKTVLHFWWLTVLLSLVGSRVSSLIVLEFSLRVVSAWLTAGLDSPGRGPQLLLIQCQFSLGCALSCSVAFLQQGAPHSSLNLFLAAGLAWVLASVCHQLWCHVARLYPLHSTERYCGKCITLLTSGHNILVTLQRLVVLAFALAAAASTATVYDHFLSQKDALKFWTPLTLCYTMLVVYIQEEQLRQTGAEALLHSVVLRLGALLVLMLTVGHWSDVLQVLVTFQGEVACLLQSKDILQAISKEEEDSSLTEYDSSSSPTTRGSTSTSSSGGS; this comes from the exons atgtttcttcccctctcttgGATTCTGGGAACTTCTGAATTGGAGCCTTTTGAGTCAAGTTTAATTGATCGCTTTTTTCAAG GTCTGGTGGGTGCATGTGGAATCTCAGTGCTGTGGAATCTGATGCGAATTCATCTATTCATTCAAACATGCAG TGATTCTGaagctgaaaatgaaaggaGTAAGAGGTCATCTTCAGCAAGCAGACTACTCATAGGGAATTGGAAAACAGTGTTGCACTTCTGGTGGCTGACTGTTCTGCTGTCTCTGGTGGGGTCGCGGGTTTCCTCACTGATAGTGCTGGAGTTTTCCCTCAGGGTTGTGTCTGCCTGGCTCACTGCAGGACTG GACTCCCCCGGAAGAGGCCCCCAGCTGCTCTTGATCCAGTGCCAGTTTTCCCTTGGTTGTGCTCTCTCCTGCAGTGTTGCCTTCCTCCAGCAGGGTGCTCCACACAGTTCCCTTAACTTGTTTCTTGCAGCAGGGCTCGCCTGGGTGCTGGCAAGCGTCTGCCATCAGCTCTGGTGCCATGTGGCCAGGCTCTACCCGCTGCATAGCACAGAGCGCTACTGTGGGAAGTGTATTACCCTGCTGACCTCGGGACACAACATACTGGTTACACTGCAAAGGCTGGTTGTTTTGGCCTTTGCACTAGCAGCTGCGGCTTCCACCGCTACTGTGTATGACCACTTCCTGTCCCAAAAGGATGCTCTCAAATTTTGGACTCCTCTGACTCTCTGCTACACTATGCTGGTGGTCTATATTCAAG AGGAGCAACTTCGCCAGACTGGTGCAGAGGCCCTGTTGCATTCTGTGGTCCTGCGTCTCGGGGCCTTGCTGGTGCTCATGCTGACGGTGGGTCACTGGTCTGATGTCCTCCAAGTCCTCGTCACTTTCCAGGGAGAAGTAGCCTGCCTGCTGCAATCCAAGGACATTCTGCAGGCCATATCAAAG gaagaagaagacagtAGCCTGACAGAGTATGACTCAAGTTCCAGTCCCACAACAAGGGGGAGCACAtccacatcatcatcaggtGGTAGCTGA
- the slc25a34 gene encoding solute carrier family 25 member 34, translating into MTSTQLLKYSPKDTPFSTQPPCGMTSTGPTLPCGVLTPSSPPPGVWPPLDFALGALACCGACLFTNPLEVVKTRLQLQGELRARGSYQRHYRGVLQALWVVGRTDGLRGLQKGLTAGLIYQGLMNGVRLGSYSYCEALGFTSVTGGSILSGAVSGALGAFIASPAYLVKTHLQAQSVETIAVGHQHNHLGLSDAFATIYRREGLIGLWRGVNGAVPRVMVGSAAQLATFSSAKDWVSHTQWFSPNSWLIALIAAMISGVSVTITMTPFDVISTRLYNQPVDEYRRGRLYHGFSDCFLKVCQSEGLLGLYKGMGPAFVRLAPHTMLSMLFWDLMRHHVMQSSQSLRRT; encoded by the exons ATGACCAGCACACAGCTACTGAAATATTCCCCCAAAGACACTCCATTTAGTACTCAGCCACCATGTGGGATGACATCCACCGGGCCTACTCTGCCCTGTGGTGTCCTTACCCCCTCGTCACCACCTCCAGGTGTTTGGCCTCCTCTAGACTTTGCCTTAGGTGCCCTAGCATGCTGTGGGGCTTGTCTGTTTACCAATCCTCTGGAGGTCGTGAAGACCCGTCTGCAGCTGCAGGGAGAGCTGCGTGCACGAGGATCCTACCAGAGGCACTACCGTGGCGTCCTGCAGGCTCTCTGGGTTGTGGGCCGCACAGACGGGCTCCGTGGCCTGCAGAAGGGGCTCACAGCTGGGCTCATATACCAAGGTCTGATGAATGGAGTGAGGCTGGGCTCCTACTCATACTGTGAAGCTTTAGGCTTCACCTCAGTGACCGGGGGGAGTATACTGTCAGGGGCAGTGTCCGGGGCGCTGGGTGCCTTCATTGCCTCTCCTGCCTATCTG GTAAAGACCCATCTGCAGGCTCAGTCTGTTGAAACCATAGCAGTAGGTCATCAGCATAACCATCTG GGTCTGTCTGATGCCTTTGCTACTATCTATAGAAGAGAAGGCCTTATTGGCTTGTGGAGAGGTGTGAACGGGGCCGTGCCTCGGGTCATGGTGGGGTCAGCTGCTCAACTGGCAACCTTCAGCTCTGCCAAGGACTGGGTGTCACATACCCAG TGGTTTAGTCCAAACAGCTGGCTTATCGCCCTGATAGCTGCCATGATCAGTGGAGTCTCTGTGACGATCACTATGACACCGTTTGACGTCATCAGCACACGGCTCTACAACCAGCCGGTAGATGAGTATCGAAGG GGCCGCCTGTACCACGGCTTTTCAGATTGTTTTCTGAAGGTGTGCCAAAGTGAGGGCCTGCTGGGGTTGTATAAAGGCATGGGCCCTGCCTTTGTGCGCTTAGCACCACACACAATGCTCAGCATGCTGTTCTGGGATCTGATGAGACACCACGTCATGCAGAGCAGCCAAAGCCTGAGAAGGACCTAA